In Chrysiogenia bacterium, the genomic stretch ACGACCGCATTCTCTCGGCCGCCGCGAAGATCTTCGCGCGCAAGGGCTTCTTCAACGCGAAAATCAGCGAGATCGCTCGGGAAGCGCAGGTCGCCGATGGGACCATCTATCTCTACTTCAAGAGCAAGGACGACATCCTCATCCACCTCTTTGAGGAAATGATGGGCAACATTCTGGGGGCGCTGCGCCAGGAGATCGATGCCCCGGGGCTCGATTCCGTCCAGCGGATCGAGCGATTCATCCTCTTCCACCTCCATCTGGTGGAAACCCACCCGGACATGGCAGAGGTCATCACCATTGAGCTGCGCCAGAGCCACAAATTCATGAAGGAATACGTGCCCCGGCGTTTCTTCGATTATCTGGACGCCGTCAGCAACCTGATCATCGAGGGGCAGCGTGCCGGCATGATTCGCGACGACCTGGACCCCCGGATCACGAGAATCGCCCTGTTCGGGGCCCTGGACGAGGTCTCGCTCCAGTGGCTGCGGGCCAACAAGGAGCAGAAATTCTCCCTCAATGAGGCCGGCAGGCACCTCTCGCAGCTGTTTCTGCAGGGCTTGCAGGGCGCTCCGAAGGGGGCCGAACAGAGGTTGTCGGGCTAGGGGGGCCGTGCTACGGTGCGCCGCGATTTCGAAGGGCGCACCGGCAGCAGTGGCTGCAAGCGCTGCAACCCCGACATCAAACCAGACGATTTTGAGCGCGCCGGCAAACCCTGCTCAGGGCATAACACCGGCCGGACCTTGCCCCTCCCCGGGGGCTGTGTGATTGGGTAAGGCGCCGGGGGGCGCCGACTGAACAACAAGGGAAAGAACCGCCGGTTGACCACCGGTCGCGGATGAGGGCCCCGCCCGACTTCCCGGCCTGGCCACCAGGCGAGAAAGAAAAACGAGAACCGGCCGGAGGAACCGAGCCGGCCTTCCGAAGGAGGAACGCAGCGTGAATATTGTTGTCCTCGTCAAGCAAACGCCGGACACCGAGACGAAGCCCAAGATCGCGGGTGACGGCAAGAGCCTTGAGACAGGTGACGTGAAGTGGGTGATGAACCCTTATGATGAGTTCGCGGTCGAGGAAGCCCTCAAGACCAAGGAAAAGGCCGGCGGCGAAGTGACCGTCATCAGCGTCGGTCCCGATCGTTGTGTCGAAACCATCCGCACCGCACTGGCCATGGGCGCCGACAAGGGCGTTCAGGTGTGGGACGACTCTCTCGCCGGAGCCGATCCCTATGTGACCGCCAACGTGCTGGCCGCTGCGATCAAGAGCGTCGACGCCGACGTCGTGTTCGCGGGCAAGCAGGCCATCGATGACGACGCTGCCCAGACCATGAGCCGCGTTGCCGAGATCCTCGACGTTCCCCAGGCCAACATCGTCGTCAGCCTGGAGATCACCGGTGACGGCAAGGGCGCTACCTGCAAGGCCCAGCGCCGCGTCGAAGGCGGTGAGGAAGTCCTCGAGTTCACGCTCCCGGCACTTATCTCCGCCGAGAAGGGCCTCAACGAGCCCCGTTACGCTTCGCTTCCCGGCATCATGAAGGCCAAGAAGAAGCCCTTCGAGAAGAAGAGCCCCGCCGATCTGGGCGCTGATGCCGCCGCGCTCAGCGTCAAGCAGCAGGTCGTCGAGGCCAGCATTCCCGAACAGGCCCGTCGCAACACGATTCTTGACGGCGAAGTCCCCGCCGCAGCCGCGGAAATGGTTCGCCTGCTTCGCGAGGAAGCCAAGGTCATCTAAAGGGGCCGCCCCTTTGGTGACTTCTTGGAAGGAGATTTAAGAAAATGGCAGAAAAAGACGTTCTGATTTTCGCCGAACAACGCGGCGGAGAAGTGAAGAAGATTACCCGCCAGCTTGCCACCATCGGCAAGGAGCTGGCTGAGAAGAACGGCGGCGCGCTGACGGCCGTCATCGTGGGCAAGGGCATCGCCGGTGTCGGCGCCGCTCTTGGCAAGGTCGGCGTGTCCAAGACCTTCGTGGTCGAGGGCGACGACCTCGAGAATTACTCGACCGAAGGCTACACCAACGCGGTATGCAAGGTGATCGAGGCCGAAAAGCCCTCCATCGTGCTCACCGGTGCCACCGCCATGGGTCGTGACCTGGCTGCCCGCGTGGCGCAGCGCCTGAATTCCGGCCTCATCACCGACTGCGTCGGTCTTGAGATCAACGGTGACGGCAAGCTTCAGGGCACGCGCCCGGCGCTTTCGGGCAAGATCCAGCAGAAGGTCGTGATTCCCGAGGGCGTGCAGATCGCCTCGGTTCGCGCCAACACCTTCCCGGCGGCCGAAGAAACGGGCGGCGATTGCGAGACCGCAACCGTCGACGCCGGCAGCGCCAACATCCGCTGCAAGGTGGCCGAATTGCAGACCAAGGCAGGCGCCAAGGCCGACCTCACCGAAGCCGAGCGCATCGTCTCGGGCGGCCGCGCCCTCAAGAGCGCCGACAACTTCAAGATCATGGAAGATCTGGCCGACGTCATCGGTGCGACCGTGGGTGCCTCGCGCGCCGCGGTGGATTCGGGCTACGCCCCGCATGAAATGCAGATCGGTCAGACCGGCAAGGTCGTGAACCCGGAGCTCTACCTGGGCTTCGGCATCTCCGGCGCCATCCAGCACCTGGCCGGTATGCGCACCAGCAAGGTCATCTGCGCGATCAACAAGGATCCGGATGCCCCGATCTTCAAGATCGCCGACTACGGCATCGTGGACGACCTGTTCAACGTTGCTCCGGCGCTTACCGAAGAGTTCAAGAAGCTTCTGGCCGAGGGCTGATCCCCGGTCCGATTCGAATTGAATCAATGAAAAGCCCCGGTCCGAAGGACCGGGGCTTTTTTCTTGCGCGCGCTCTCGCCTAAAGTAGTGCGGTCAGGTTCAGCAGGGATCGAATCCGAAAGGAATCAGCAATGGGGCGGTTGCTACTGATGCTCGTGTGTCTGTTGCCGCTTGGCTGTGGCGGGGAAACCCTCGTTCGGGTCGTGCCCGGCACGATTGAGCCCGTCGCGCTCTCCCAGCCCCTGTTTTCGGCGAGCGGCATTCCCGGCGCGCTCTTTGATGAGTGTTCGGGCTCCAACGCAACTTTTTGTGACGGCGTTTTCGACTCCCTCCCGACAACCCGCTTCATCATCAACGTCGCCGGCGATACCGACAACAACGATCTCTATGGCGTGACGGTCGATCCCGACGGCGGCGGGCCGATGGGCGCGTGGACCTGCTACGACAACAGCAACACCAGTCCGCTGAGCAACACTCTCGTCGCGGCGAATATCATTGCGAACATCAACGACAACTCCTCGGGATGCGAGGTGACAAGCTGGGTCCAGGCAAAGGCCGGCAGCGTCGTCGTGCAGGCCCTCTCAGACACGGTCGAGCTGGGAACGAACATCATCGTCGGGGCCGGCGGCAATGCCGGAACGATGGGGCAGGTCGCGGTGACCAGGGAAGATTCGGACGCGCTTGCCGTGCTGCTCGATTTCGTGGAGCTACCTGCCGCGCAGGAAATTCTCGACTGCCATCTCGGGATCGCATCGGCGGGCATGGCCGAGGGGGACTGCGCCGAAGTGATTCTGGAACTGGAGCCTGGCGCCGATACTTCCTTTGAAGATCGCGCCATCGTGCAGGCCGCCGGGTGCGGAAACGTTGCGCAGGGCGGGATTGTTCGGCTGCTCAGCGAATTGACCGGCACATCCGACGACG encodes the following:
- a CDS encoding electron transfer flavoprotein subunit beta/FixA family protein encodes the protein MNIVVLVKQTPDTETKPKIAGDGKSLETGDVKWVMNPYDEFAVEEALKTKEKAGGEVTVISVGPDRCVETIRTALAMGADKGVQVWDDSLAGADPYVTANVLAAAIKSVDADVVFAGKQAIDDDAAQTMSRVAEILDVPQANIVVSLEITGDGKGATCKAQRRVEGGEEVLEFTLPALISAEKGLNEPRYASLPGIMKAKKKPFEKKSPADLGADAAALSVKQQVVEASIPEQARRNTILDGEVPAAAAEMVRLLREEAKVI
- a CDS encoding electron transfer flavoprotein subunit alpha/FixB family protein — encoded protein: MAEKDVLIFAEQRGGEVKKITRQLATIGKELAEKNGGALTAVIVGKGIAGVGAALGKVGVSKTFVVEGDDLENYSTEGYTNAVCKVIEAEKPSIVLTGATAMGRDLAARVAQRLNSGLITDCVGLEINGDGKLQGTRPALSGKIQQKVVIPEGVQIASVRANTFPAAEETGGDCETATVDAGSANIRCKVAELQTKAGAKADLTEAERIVSGGRALKSADNFKIMEDLADVIGATVGASRAAVDSGYAPHEMQIGQTGKVVNPELYLGFGISGAIQHLAGMRTSKVICAINKDPDAPIFKIADYGIVDDLFNVAPALTEEFKKLLAEG
- a CDS encoding TetR/AcrR family transcriptional regulator gives rise to the protein MADEKTNKARAEKHDRILSAAAKIFARKGFFNAKISEIAREAQVADGTIYLYFKSKDDILIHLFEEMMGNILGALRQEIDAPGLDSVQRIERFILFHLHLVETHPDMAEVITIELRQSHKFMKEYVPRRFFDYLDAVSNLIIEGQRAGMIRDDLDPRITRIALFGALDEVSLQWLRANKEQKFSLNEAGRHLSQLFLQGLQGAPKGAEQRLSG